A window of Ignavibacterium sp. contains these coding sequences:
- a CDS encoding OmpA family protein, with translation MKKYFLYLIIIIVNANLSSQNKDIKPFIGDWVGSGWGWEVRFKQTAGEFARQFTKGKFNLPFENEKIIMSLMVTHVSHYYFTIHPDGSITGKGIITYDLIPNLCGLAALTQQVNERINLMNLIPSIFKWAAELGKNAVQNFNSEWYEEQNKFAMDMKVFQNLTKRFSKIDPKSTEGKEIKSDFLNWLKNNTINEDIRKMASALVTNRCGAGTHTIGAGLNCASLLFRSFEEVELKSWKEIALDELMNQIMGELSEKYNEAMKYISQKSEMGEELCRCGAGISVNAGAKVGPTTLEELVLALGPDVATTLMFDVALGSPPTGLVLSIPGITQVQYYYKGLVNGPENRTFDISGKLSGNSLYLEMDGDVKGGDKDLTIEYMVNYKKERAKFPCWTPFLNEPADVYPSGEETLYEYVTIQKKFPIKNEETGKITEITVPEKQTKQKKVLHDLPFATFHKTGTHRNNKSMWHEYEYTWRAYKLTTPLSEDEIKSEKEKQEERKKKEERIKNKIDELINSDKTTFNNPFTPGQSTIEPGSESEIDDITEVIKNFPKDKFSIAVCCDTSADKRLSQKRTTNIINLLIKMGIKKSQIQPAECGLSDKEQSHFQSDNNDCVILSRNKK, from the coding sequence ATGAAAAAATATTTTTTATATCTGATCATTATCATTGTTAATGCAAATTTGTCGTCGCAAAATAAAGACATAAAACCTTTCATCGGCGATTGGGTTGGCTCCGGCTGGGGTTGGGAAGTAAGATTTAAACAAACAGCCGGTGAGTTTGCCAGGCAATTCACAAAAGGCAAGTTCAATCTCCCGTTTGAAAATGAAAAGATAATCATGTCTCTGATGGTCACGCATGTTTCTCATTACTACTTTACTATTCATCCGGATGGAAGTATAACCGGCAAAGGAATAATAACCTATGATCTCATTCCGAATCTTTGTGGACTGGCTGCGCTTACTCAGCAGGTTAATGAAAGAATAAATCTAATGAACCTTATCCCAAGCATTTTCAAATGGGCTGCAGAACTTGGTAAAAATGCTGTGCAGAATTTTAATTCAGAATGGTATGAAGAACAAAACAAATTTGCGATGGATATGAAGGTATTTCAGAATCTGACAAAAAGATTTTCTAAGATTGATCCCAAAAGCACAGAAGGAAAAGAAATAAAATCAGATTTTCTTAATTGGTTAAAGAACAACACTATTAACGAAGATATAAGAAAAATGGCTTCGGCATTAGTTACAAATCGTTGCGGTGCTGGTACTCATACTATAGGAGCAGGATTAAATTGTGCTTCATTACTTTTCCGTTCATTTGAAGAAGTTGAGTTAAAATCGTGGAAAGAAATTGCACTTGATGAACTAATGAATCAGATAATGGGTGAACTGTCAGAAAAATATAATGAAGCTATGAAATACATTTCACAAAAATCTGAAATGGGAGAAGAGCTTTGTCGTTGCGGTGCAGGAATATCAGTTAATGCAGGAGCTAAAGTTGGTCCAACAACATTGGAAGAATTGGTATTAGCACTTGGCCCTGATGTTGCGACAACTTTGATGTTCGATGTTGCACTTGGTTCGCCCCCAACAGGATTGGTATTATCAATTCCCGGAATTACTCAGGTTCAATATTATTATAAAGGACTTGTTAACGGACCTGAAAACAGAACCTTTGATATAAGCGGTAAACTTTCCGGCAATTCATTATATCTTGAGATGGACGGAGATGTTAAGGGTGGAGATAAAGATCTTACAATAGAGTATATGGTAAACTATAAAAAAGAAAGAGCAAAGTTTCCCTGCTGGACTCCATTTCTTAATGAACCGGCTGATGTTTATCCTTCAGGTGAAGAGACACTTTATGAATATGTAACCATTCAAAAAAAATTTCCGATTAAGAATGAAGAAACCGGAAAGATTACGGAAATAACTGTACCAGAAAAACAAACCAAGCAGAAAAAAGTTTTACACGATTTACCATTTGCCACATTTCACAAAACAGGCACACACAGAAATAATAAATCAATGTGGCATGAATATGAATATACCTGGCGTGCATATAAACTTACTACTCCATTATCTGAAGATGAAATCAAATCTGAAAAGGAAAAGCAAGAGGAAAGGAAGAAAAAAGAAGAGCGGATAAAAAATAAAATTGATGAGTTGATAAATTCAGATAAGACAACTTTTAATAATCCTTTCACACCCGGACAATCAACAATTGAACCCGGTTCTGAATCGGAGATAGATGATATTACCGAAGTAATAAAAAACTTTCCCAAAGACAAATTTTCAATAGCAGTTTGTTGTGATACATCTGCCGATAAAAGACTTTCTCAAAAGAGAACTACTAACATTATCAATTTGCTTATCAAAATGGGAATTAAAAAATCACAAATACAACCAGCAGAATGTGGTTTATCAGACAAAGAGCAAAGTCACTTTCAATCTGACAATAATGATTGTGTTATCTTATCAAGAAACAAAAAATAG
- a CDS encoding LamG-like jellyroll fold domain-containing protein — MKTLIITLFLSLISFSISAQTNLDSGLVAYFPFNGNANDESGNNNNGTVNGATLTQDRFGIPGKAYYFIGTGDFISIPDNPNLFSDELTISGWYKLTEIPGPAAVVIGWVDGGHRYQQFFSGGQLSYLNGYNVAQPGIYFNPIYGLNDLNVWKNVVVTYKKLSETTSTTSIYVDGELKQTDNHNLAMDYAPGPDFFIGKNHNGNFFKGYLDDFRIYNRVLNDNEILALYNDSTTYFPDSLIAYFPFNGNANDESVFHNNGSAVNALLTTDRYANQDAAYYFNGSDSRIQVPQNSLYDFGFGDFTMSAWVNVSVVGTSRIVSAGYDENDNIWGLGFGSHPVWGNGIRINYFLYSDNAFRDFSSEEIINYSPGEWAFVTISKSADQIKFYHNGMQAGVQTINYPSNSNSLMSIGCRQYSSGNFQEFFNGKIDEVKIFNKSFSDQVILQMYKSTTSAPNLQSPANNSIVNTLTPLLVWDSLVTATNYSVQVATDSLFNTIILLQFSNAASYLVESGALNPNVDYYWRVRTNNDGGVSPWSDVYHFTVNLTGVEDETQRPKEFALNQNYPNPFNPDTKISWQSPVSGWQTIKIYDLMGREIETIVNDYYEAGFHSTLYSANPNLPSGVYYYQLKAGAFVETKKMLFLK, encoded by the coding sequence ATGAAGACATTAATTATCACTTTGTTTCTTTCTTTAATTTCTTTTTCAATTTCTGCTCAAACAAATCTTGATTCAGGGCTTGTTGCTTACTTTCCATTTAACGGAAATGCAAATGATGAAAGTGGCAACAACAATAATGGAACTGTTAATGGTGCCACCTTAACTCAGGATAGATTTGGTATACCTGGAAAAGCATATTACTTTATTGGGACCGGTGATTTTATATCAATCCCTGATAATCCAAATTTATTTTCTGACGAGCTAACAATTTCCGGGTGGTATAAATTAACTGAAATTCCAGGCCCAGCAGCTGTTGTAATTGGCTGGGTAGACGGCGGACATAGATATCAGCAGTTTTTTAGCGGAGGACAATTATCATACTTGAATGGATACAATGTTGCACAGCCCGGAATATACTTTAACCCAATTTATGGGCTAAATGATTTAAATGTTTGGAAGAATGTTGTTGTTACATATAAAAAACTTAGCGAAACAACCTCAACCACTTCAATTTATGTTGACGGTGAATTAAAACAGACAGATAATCATAATTTGGCAATGGATTATGCTCCTGGTCCTGATTTTTTCATCGGGAAAAATCATAACGGAAATTTCTTTAAAGGTTATCTTGATGATTTCAGAATTTATAACCGCGTTTTAAATGATAACGAGATTTTAGCTTTATATAACGATTCAACTACTTATTTTCCTGACAGCTTAATTGCATATTTCCCGTTCAATGGTAATGCAAATGATGAAAGTGTTTTTCATAATAATGGCAGCGCTGTCAATGCTTTATTAACAACCGACAGATATGCTAATCAGGATGCTGCTTACTACTTTAACGGTTCGGATAGCAGAATACAGGTCCCACAAAATTCTCTTTATGATTTTGGATTTGGAGATTTTACAATGAGTGCCTGGGTAAATGTATCTGTGGTGGGTACTTCAAGAATTGTTTCTGCAGGTTATGATGAAAATGATAATATCTGGGGACTTGGTTTCGGTTCTCATCCTGTTTGGGGTAATGGCATCAGAATTAATTATTTTCTTTACAGTGATAATGCCTTCAGAGATTTTAGTTCTGAGGAAATTATAAATTACTCACCAGGTGAATGGGCTTTTGTTACAATTTCAAAATCTGCTGACCAGATAAAATTTTATCATAATGGTATGCAAGCAGGAGTTCAAACTATCAATTACCCATCTAACTCAAACAGTTTAATGAGTATCGGATGCAGACAATATTCATCGGGAAATTTCCAGGAATTCTTTAATGGAAAGATTGATGAAGTAAAAATATTTAATAAATCATTTTCTGATCAGGTAATCCTGCAGATGTATAAATCAACCACATCTGCACCAAATCTTCAATCTCCTGCAAACAACTCAATTGTAAATACATTAACACCGCTATTGGTTTGGGATAGTTTGGTTACAGCAACAAATTATTCGGTTCAGGTAGCAACTGACTCCTTATTTAATACAATCATTTTGTTACAGTTTTCAAATGCTGCTTCATATTTAGTTGAAAGCGGTGCGCTTAATCCAAATGTTGATTACTACTGGAGAGTGCGGACAAATAATGATGGTGGAGTAAGTCCATGGTCAGATGTTTACCATTTCACAGTTAATTTAACTGGTGTTGAAGATGAGACTCAACGCCCAAAAGAATTTGCATTAAATCAGAATTACCCGAACCCATTTAATCCAGACACTAAAATCAGTTGGCAATCGCCTGTAAGCGGATGGCAAACAATAAAAATATATGATTTAATGGGCAGAGAAATAGAAACTATTGTAAACGATTATTATGAAGCCGGTTTTCATTCTACATTATACAGTGCGAACCCTAATCTGCCCAGCGGAGTTTATTATTATCAATTAAAAGCAGGAGCTTTTGTTGAGACAAAGAAAATGTTATTTTTAAAATAA
- a CDS encoding T9SS type A sorting domain-containing protein, with protein sequence MLIILFIIVFVLEPIAQPSNQGPFQAGWTSVSLNRDGRNFNALIYYPSFIEGSEAQIDTLNGPYQPIAFGHGFFMQNSYYISIYKHLASYGFIVIAPQFPDNNHLQLGYDLIHCIKFIQSQNTNQSSRFFSLVDTTKSGLSGHSMGGGASLLAAAYDSTITVVAPLAAAETNPSAINAMNQIKGVVYLIAAQNDGITPVNSNQLPMYNNSNPVKALVNIKGANHTKFMDTRLWDWTDPNGYLTASQQLLITRKYLAGIFNLFLKEDSSYFKYSLGNLAKNDSSIIFQSVLKPLVPKSFNLISPKDTLYQNDVSFLWNSTYSLNLFDEIRYDLTVAGDDQFNNIVLQVEQLSDTTYTTQFQNGMYYWKVKAYSSDTTSVFSDELNFFIDSPINVQLKENQPTELSLNQNYPNPFNPSTWISWQSPVSSWQTIKVYDVLGNEVATLVDEYKPAGSYEVEFDASIISSGVYFYQLTAGEFKQTKKMVLLR encoded by the coding sequence ATGCTAATTATACTTTTTATAATTGTATTTGTTTTAGAACCTATAGCTCAACCCTCAAATCAAGGCCCATTTCAAGCCGGGTGGACTAGTGTTTCATTAAACAGAGATGGTAGAAATTTTAATGCACTCATTTATTATCCGTCATTTATCGAAGGAAGTGAAGCACAAATTGATACGCTTAATGGTCCTTATCAACCAATTGCTTTTGGACATGGTTTCTTTATGCAAAACAGCTATTATATTTCTATATATAAACATCTTGCCAGCTATGGTTTTATTGTAATTGCACCTCAGTTTCCGGATAATAATCATCTTCAACTTGGTTATGATTTAATTCATTGTATAAAATTTATCCAATCCCAAAACACAAATCAGTCTTCAAGATTTTTTAGCCTGGTGGATACAACTAAATCGGGTTTATCGGGACACTCAATGGGTGGAGGGGCAAGTCTTTTAGCTGCAGCATATGACTCTACAATAACTGTAGTTGCACCTTTAGCTGCTGCAGAGACTAATCCTTCAGCAATTAATGCTATGAATCAGATAAAAGGAGTTGTATATCTTATTGCAGCTCAGAATGATGGTATTACTCCGGTAAATTCAAATCAGCTTCCAATGTATAACAACTCGAATCCGGTCAAAGCATTGGTCAATATTAAAGGAGCTAATCATACTAAGTTTATGGATACAAGATTGTGGGATTGGACTGATCCTAATGGCTATTTAACTGCATCACAGCAGCTTTTAATAACAAGGAAATATTTGGCCGGTATCTTCAATTTATTTCTGAAAGAAGATTCCTCGTACTTTAAATATTCATTAGGAAACTTAGCAAAAAATGATAGTTCCATAATTTTTCAGTCAGTATTAAAACCTTTGGTACCAAAAAGCTTTAACCTGATTTCGCCCAAAGATACTTTGTATCAAAATGATGTTTCATTTTTATGGAACTCAACTTATTCATTAAATCTGTTTGATGAAATAAGATATGACTTAACTGTAGCAGGAGATGATCAATTTAATAATATTGTTTTACAGGTTGAGCAATTAAGCGATACAACATATACAACTCAATTTCAGAATGGGATGTATTATTGGAAAGTAAAAGCATATAGCTCTGATACAACAAGTGTTTTTAGTGATGAGTTAAATTTTTTTATTGATTCACCTATCAATGTTCAACTTAAAGAAAATCAACCGACAGAGTTAAGTTTAAACCAAAACTATCCAAATCCATTCAACCCAAGTACCTGGATCAGTTGGCAATCGCCAGTTAGCAGTTGGCAAACAATTAAAGTTTATGATGTTTTAGGTAATGAAGTTGCAACTCTTGTTGATGAATACAAACCTGCAGGTAGTTATGAGGTAGAGTTCGATGCATCAATAATATCATCAGGAGTTTATTTTTATCAACTGACTGCTGGTGAGTTTAAACAAACAAAAAAGATGGTATTGCTACGATGA
- a CDS encoding acyloxyacyl hydrolase: protein MYKTILSCFLISLALISNIYSQASDSSSNNSSENIECCSSSDVIGLTYITGYMIPHAKEVMNVRGTNPRGIEFAYYSHLNNDEVWLDCECYPRIGGFLSFYDFDITDVLGYGFSGGINFTYFFGLPSDYNFHLKGKAGFAYLTKPFDKQTHPQNMSYSTHFNYILSAGAGITIKLLDQLELQIEGSMNHQSNAALLEPNGGINYWAASSSLNYLLKPVQFKPRSVLNDPYLNQPKKKRWDVSFSWGISSMPYPEPGQVPMYGITINRSIQVYRIMALLFGAELERNGRAVELFRRYRPDEYVNPYRFSLLGGVEFLMGRTLFSVQFGGYLFIPFRHFVADGFPARTFEDRTYQRWGLVYNLFENIYVGLNFKSYRNSADHLSLRFTYSF from the coding sequence ATGTACAAAACAATATTGTCCTGCTTTTTAATATCTCTGGCTCTTATATCAAACATTTACTCGCAGGCATCTGACTCATCTTCAAATAATTCATCAGAAAATATTGAATGCTGCAGCAGTAGCGATGTTATTGGATTAACTTACATAACAGGCTATATGATTCCACACGCAAAAGAAGTGATGAATGTCCGGGGCACAAACCCTCGTGGAATTGAATTTGCTTATTACTCACATCTAAATAATGATGAGGTTTGGCTTGATTGTGAATGCTATCCGCGCATTGGTGGTTTCCTGTCATTTTATGATTTTGATATTACTGATGTTCTTGGTTATGGCTTTTCCGGCGGAATTAATTTTACTTACTTCTTCGGTCTTCCTTCCGATTACAATTTTCACCTGAAGGGTAAAGCAGGATTTGCTTACCTAACTAAACCCTTTGACAAGCAAACGCATCCGCAGAATATGTCTTACTCAACTCACTTCAATTACATTTTGTCGGCGGGAGCTGGAATTACAATTAAGCTTCTTGATCAACTTGAATTACAAATAGAAGGTAGTATGAATCATCAATCGAATGCTGCGTTGCTTGAACCAAATGGTGGAATAAATTATTGGGCTGCAAGTTCCTCTTTAAATTATTTGCTTAAACCGGTTCAATTTAAACCACGAAGCGTTCTTAATGATCCTTATCTTAATCAACCGAAAAAGAAAAGATGGGATGTTTCTTTCTCGTGGGGAATTTCTTCGATGCCTTATCCCGAGCCGGGACAAGTTCCAATGTATGGTATTACAATTAACAGAAGCATTCAGGTATACAGGATAATGGCTTTACTCTTTGGTGCAGAACTAGAAAGAAACGGAAGAGCAGTTGAATTGTTCAGAAGATACAGACCGGATGAATATGTAAATCCATATCGATTTTCTTTACTTGGTGGTGTTGAGTTTTTAATGGGAAGGACTTTATTCTCCGTTCAGTTTGGTGGTTATTTGTTTATCCCGTTCAGACATTTTGTTGCAGATGGTTTTCCGGCAAGAACTTTTGAAGACAGAACTTATCAAAGATGGGGTTTAGTTTATAATCTTTTTGAAAATATTTATGTCGGTTTAAACTTTAAATCTTACAGAAACTCTGCAGATCACCTGAGTTTACGATTTACTTATTCTTTCTGA
- a CDS encoding response regulator transcription factor, whose product MSDENILNARILLVEDEESLATGLEYNLTEEGYIVDWAKDGKQAIEKFNKGEYDLIVLDIMLPYQNGFEVAAKVRQKDPQIPILMLTAKTTVDDKVKGLEIGADDYITKPFHLKELLLRIKGMLKRKNWYVKSIKLNPVYKLGKCEINFDNLKCRKGKTEFSLTHFEAILLKYLIENKGRIISRKELLENVWNMNPEVETRTVDIFISRLRKYFEDDPSNPVYIKSVRSSGYIFESE is encoded by the coding sequence ATGAGTGATGAAAATATTTTAAATGCCAGAATTCTTTTGGTTGAAGATGAAGAAAGTCTTGCAACAGGACTTGAATATAATCTGACCGAAGAAGGTTATATTGTTGATTGGGCGAAGGATGGCAAACAGGCAATAGAAAAATTTAATAAAGGCGAATATGATTTAATTGTACTTGATATTATGCTTCCATATCAAAATGGTTTTGAAGTTGCCGCTAAAGTAAGGCAGAAAGATCCTCAGATTCCGATTTTGATGCTAACAGCTAAAACAACTGTTGATGACAAAGTTAAAGGACTTGAGATTGGTGCTGATGATTACATCACAAAACCGTTTCATCTGAAGGAATTATTACTCAGAATTAAAGGAATGTTGAAAAGAAAAAACTGGTATGTTAAATCAATAAAGTTGAACCCTGTATATAAACTCGGTAAATGTGAAATCAATTTTGACAACCTGAAATGCAGAAAGGGTAAAACAGAATTTAGTCTTACTCACTTCGAAGCAATACTTTTGAAATATCTGATTGAAAATAAAGGAAGAATAATCAGCCGAAAAGAGTTACTGGAAAATGTCTGGAATATGAATCCGGAAGTAGAAACCAGAACTGTTGATATTTTCATATCACGATTAAGAAAATACTTTGAGGATGACCCTTCAAATCCTGTTTATATAAAAAGTGTTAGAAGTTCAGGTTATATATTTGAATCTGAGTAA
- a CDS encoding HAMP domain-containing sensor histidine kinase: MRKRYSLAYNLAIFILAQIVWLALLGLWIYWYVSNYLIFEKVGEKVSPQIVIDTPNVFPFVGGIVLLVGLSFSMVLIFRHLNVQIRLTRLYDNFIANITHELKSPLSSLQLYLETLNTRNVPPEKQKEFLEQMIRDTARLQKLISTILEISALESRKNKANFELYDCCEIISRLLKEAAEQFRLEDNTIDFNCDSKANISIDVNAFKMVIDNLIDNSIKYTTGELKINVSVKTSLNKVEIHFTDNGIGIPPQEQKNVFQKFYRIYDADIPNVKGTGLGLYWVKEIIKNHKGKISVKSEGKGKGTTFIIELPIVKKPHEGRGKNE; encoded by the coding sequence ATGCGAAAGAGATATTCGCTCGCTTATAATCTCGCTATCTTTATACTTGCACAAATAGTCTGGCTTGCACTGCTTGGATTGTGGATTTACTGGTATGTATCTAACTATCTGATTTTTGAAAAAGTCGGCGAAAAAGTTTCACCTCAAATTGTAATTGATACACCAAATGTTTTTCCGTTTGTCGGTGGAATTGTTTTACTTGTAGGACTTTCATTCAGTATGGTTTTAATATTCAGGCATTTAAATGTTCAAATCAGATTGACACGATTGTATGATAATTTTATAGCCAACATTACTCACGAACTAAAATCACCACTATCGTCACTGCAACTTTATCTCGAAACATTGAACACAAGAAATGTTCCGCCCGAAAAACAAAAAGAATTTCTTGAACAGATGATAAGAGACACAGCAAGATTGCAGAAACTTATCAGCACAATTCTTGAAATCTCTGCACTCGAAAGCAGAAAGAACAAAGCTAACTTTGAACTTTATGATTGCTGTGAAATAATTAGCCGTTTACTGAAAGAAGCTGCCGAACAATTCCGATTAGAAGATAACACTATCGACTTTAATTGTGATAGTAAGGCAAATATTTCAATTGATGTTAATGCCTTCAAAATGGTTATTGACAATCTTATTGATAACTCTATCAAATACACAACAGGTGAATTAAAAATTAATGTTTCAGTAAAAACATCTTTAAATAAAGTTGAAATTCATTTCACAGATAACGGAATAGGAATTCCCCCTCAGGAACAAAAAAATGTTTTTCAGAAGTTCTACAGAATTTATGATGCAGACATACCCAATGTAAAAGGAACAGGACTTGGTCTTTATTGGGTAAAAGAAATTATAAAGAATCACAAAGGAAAAATTTCCGTTAAAAGTGAAGGCAAAGGAAAAGGTACAACTTTCATTATCGAACTTCCGATTGTAAAGAAACCACACGAAGGAAGAGGGAAAAATGAGTGA
- a CDS encoding B12-binding domain-containing radical SAM protein, with protein MKILFVYPETPSTYWSFKDALKFISKKAAEPPLGLITVAAMLPKEWQKKLIDLNVSKLKDEDLLWADYVFIGAMNVHLNSFREIVRRCNKLGIKVVAGGPFATTQYNDLLGVDHFVLNEAEITLPMFLEDLQNGTPKQVYRSDEFPDVSLTPVPLFELLDMKKYASMSVQYSRGCPYDCEFCSITMLNGRKPRTKSSEQFIRELNRLCELGYKGAISVVDDNFIGNKRKLKDEFLPALINWSKEHNYIFNFITEVSVNLADDDELMNMMIEAGFNSVFVGIETPNSESLAECGKAQNLRRNLVDSVKKLQRAGFIVSGGFIVGFDNDTEKVFEEQIQFIQQSGITNAMVGLLNAPTGTKLYKRMKAEGRLLDMFSGNNMDASINFIPKMNYKTLIRGYSNLLHTIYSQKEYFKRVSEFLREYKVPKWQSSKISIREIKAFLRLIWILGIVERGKKYFWKLLFITVFKYPKKFTTAMTLAVYGYHFRRVIRTV; from the coding sequence ATGAAAATTTTATTTGTTTATCCCGAAACCCCTTCAACTTACTGGAGTTTTAAAGATGCATTAAAATTCATTTCGAAGAAAGCAGCTGAACCACCACTCGGACTAATTACAGTTGCTGCAATGCTTCCAAAAGAATGGCAGAAAAAATTAATAGATTTGAATGTAAGCAAACTCAAAGACGAAGACCTTCTCTGGGCTGATTATGTTTTTATCGGAGCAATGAATGTACATCTGAATTCATTCAGAGAGATTGTAAGACGTTGCAATAAGCTTGGAATTAAAGTGGTTGCCGGAGGCCCGTTTGCAACCACCCAGTACAATGATTTACTCGGAGTTGATCACTTCGTTCTGAATGAAGCAGAAATAACACTGCCAATGTTTTTAGAAGATTTGCAGAATGGAACTCCAAAACAAGTTTATCGCTCAGATGAATTTCCGGATGTAAGTTTAACTCCGGTCCCTTTGTTTGAGTTACTTGATATGAAAAAATATGCATCAATGAGTGTACAATATTCACGTGGCTGTCCTTATGATTGTGAGTTTTGCAGCATTACAATGCTTAACGGAAGAAAGCCGAGAACTAAATCCTCAGAACAGTTTATCAGAGAATTAAACCGTTTGTGCGAACTTGGATACAAAGGTGCAATCTCAGTTGTTGATGATAATTTTATCGGTAATAAGAGAAAACTTAAAGATGAGTTTTTGCCCGCACTAATCAATTGGTCTAAAGAACATAATTACATTTTCAATTTCATTACAGAAGTTTCTGTTAATCTGGCTGATGATGATGAACTTATGAATATGATGATAGAAGCGGGCTTTAATAGTGTTTTTGTCGGAATAGAAACTCCGAATAGTGAAAGTCTTGCTGAATGTGGAAAGGCACAAAACCTTAGACGTAATCTTGTTGATTCAGTAAAGAAATTACAACGCGCTGGATTTATTGTCTCAGGTGGATTTATAGTTGGTTTTGACAATGACACCGAAAAAGTTTTTGAAGAACAAATACAATTCATTCAACAAAGCGGAATTACAAATGCAATGGTTGGTTTGCTAAATGCACCAACCGGAACAAAGCTTTATAAGCGAATGAAAGCCGAAGGAAGATTACTTGATATGTTTTCCGGAAATAACATGGATGCCTCAATCAATTTTATTCCGAAAATGAATTACAAAACTCTTATTCGTGGTTACAGTAATCTGCTTCATACGATTTATTCTCAGAAGGAATACTTTAAAAGAGTCAGCGAATTTCTAAGAGAATACAAAGTACCTAAATGGCAATCAAGCAAAATTTCAATTCGTGAAATAAAAGCTTTCCTCAGATTAATCTGGATACTTGGAATTGTTGAGAGAGGTAAAAAATATTTCTGGAAGCTTCTGTTTATAACGGTATTCAAATATCCTAAAAAATTTACTACTGCTATGACACTTGCTGTTTATGGTTATCATTTCAGAAGAGTGATCAGAACCGTATAA